A region from the Desulfomarina profundi genome encodes:
- a CDS encoding hybrid sensor histidine kinase/response regulator, with protein sequence MKTDFSRWNRLGINSKFGVSFSLLFLLILLVAATAYISFYIIRNAEEDIRTSADIERMVLEMGRGMERAHRLLGDFFIHYPRRGLQRAHEEFAQPSVREISKVISISNDLKQILAQSPLRSISNINTVDINLYLASARRFADISIEFVELISRRAAPERGLEAQLFSVAADISSRLKELPELQALHTEAATFYRDYLLTRHRYLMQSMFNTQDLLRDALEKDNRLQPEEKKEIFTLLSSCRKLADELLRVDSAIEGKVRDFSLQEQTVTPISNELVESAKSEVIQAQTRIDKVFRLAGIAILTIALLGIIVMLTIARILHYSITGNILRLTASALELGKGNLNARAVKESEDELGQLADIFNTMASRLQDLVENLDSKVRQRTAELAESESRFRNLVNDLPRIAVQGYDEQQTVIYWNQACTLLYGYTEEEALGRKLEDLIIPDCMKEEVRNSIRNWHENNVPIPPGEIIQRHKNGSKVPVYSSHVMLIGKDGRKIMYCVDLSLADLKQAQAGKEKSETFYRQLFYHSTSGVAVYETVDDGMDFIFTDFNPAAEQIEGITREELLGRRVTEVFPAVDKVGILEVFRRVWRTGQPAHHPIIFYKDNRLEGWRENQVYKLPSGEVVAIYEDVTEKKQIEQEKQAAEEGLQRAKKMEAIGLMAGGVAHDLNNILSGIIGYPDLILLHLPENSKLRAPVKAIQEAGERAATVVADLLTVARGVAGVRSAADVNTLISEYFDSPECRQLRSLYPYIQFFKELADDLPNISCSPVHIKKCIMNLVTNAAEAMEASGSITLRTQVFIPGEQWCRENGVEQKKYVELAVSDTGTGIPAECINHIFEPFYTKKEMGRSGTGLGLTVVWNTVQEHSGVVTVSSNEQGTVFKLYFPVTDQVAGEKKSTELKVTRGHGETVLVVDDEPQLREIAVSMLEELGYDVTSVNSGEEAVTYLQERAVDLVLLDMLMKPGINGRQTYEKILRIHPGQKAVVVSGFAENSEIRSTLKLGAGGFVNKPYSMEELGLAVQKCLHE encoded by the coding sequence ATGAAGACTGACTTTTCAAGATGGAACAGGCTGGGAATCAACAGTAAGTTCGGTGTTTCCTTTTCCCTGCTGTTTCTTCTGATTCTTCTGGTAGCAGCAACCGCCTATATCTCATTTTATATTATTCGTAACGCAGAAGAGGATATCCGCACCAGCGCTGATATTGAGCGCATGGTTCTTGAAATGGGTCGGGGCATGGAGAGGGCACACCGGTTATTGGGTGATTTTTTTATCCATTACCCCCGGCGTGGCCTGCAAAGGGCCCATGAAGAGTTTGCCCAGCCCTCTGTCCGGGAGATTTCAAAAGTTATTTCCATCAGTAACGACCTGAAGCAGATCCTTGCCCAGTCACCCTTGCGCAGTATCTCAAATATAAACACTGTAGATATAAACCTTTACCTGGCTTCGGCCAGGCGTTTTGCTGACATTTCCATTGAATTTGTTGAGTTGATATCCAGACGGGCGGCTCCTGAAAGAGGGCTTGAGGCACAGTTGTTCTCAGTTGCCGCAGATATTTCCTCTAGGCTCAAAGAATTGCCTGAGCTGCAGGCGCTGCATACGGAAGCCGCAACTTTCTATAGAGATTATCTGCTGACCCGGCATCGTTATCTCATGCAGTCGATGTTTAATACGCAGGATTTGTTGCGTGATGCGCTCGAAAAGGATAACAGATTACAGCCGGAAGAAAAAAAAGAAATTTTTACCCTGCTTTCCTCCTGCCGAAAGCTGGCAGATGAACTGTTGAGGGTTGATAGCGCTATTGAGGGAAAAGTAAGGGATTTTTCACTGCAGGAGCAAACCGTAACCCCCATCTCCAATGAACTGGTTGAGTCGGCCAAATCGGAGGTGATCCAGGCACAGACGCGCATAGACAAGGTGTTTCGGCTGGCCGGAATAGCCATCCTGACTATTGCATTGCTGGGAATTATAGTCATGCTGACCATTGCCCGGATACTGCATTACTCGATTACGGGCAATATCCTCAGGTTAACAGCTTCGGCACTGGAGCTTGGCAAAGGAAATTTGAATGCACGGGCAGTTAAAGAAAGTGAGGATGAATTAGGTCAACTTGCAGATATATTTAATACCATGGCATCACGGCTGCAGGATCTGGTTGAGAACCTGGACAGTAAAGTCAGGCAACGCACTGCAGAACTGGCCGAGAGTGAATCACGTTTCCGCAATCTGGTCAATGATCTTCCCCGGATTGCCGTACAGGGCTATGATGAACAGCAGACAGTCATCTACTGGAATCAGGCCTGCACACTTTTATACGGATACACTGAAGAGGAGGCGCTGGGCAGGAAGCTGGAAGATCTGATCATCCCTGACTGTATGAAGGAAGAGGTGCGTAACTCTATTCGTAACTGGCATGAGAACAATGTGCCCATCCCACCCGGGGAGATTATTCAACGGCATAAAAACGGAAGCAAGGTACCTGTCTATTCCTCCCATGTTATGCTCATTGGAAAAGATGGTAGGAAAATAATGTACTGTGTTGATCTTTCTCTTGCCGATCTCAAGCAGGCACAGGCAGGTAAAGAGAAAAGCGAGACATTTTACCGTCAGTTGTTTTATCATTCCACAAGCGGTGTTGCCGTATATGAGACTGTTGACGACGGCATGGATTTTATCTTTACAGATTTTAATCCGGCAGCGGAACAGATTGAAGGCATAACCCGTGAGGAACTGTTAGGTCGAAGGGTAACAGAGGTCTTTCCGGCCGTGGACAAAGTAGGGATCCTGGAGGTTTTTCGCAGGGTATGGCGAACCGGACAACCTGCCCATCATCCGATTATTTTTTATAAAGATAATCGTCTGGAGGGGTGGCGGGAAAATCAAGTATATAAGCTTCCTTCAGGAGAGGTGGTGGCTATCTATGAGGATGTAACCGAAAAGAAACAGATAGAACAGGAAAAACAGGCTGCCGAGGAAGGCCTGCAACGGGCCAAAAAAATGGAGGCCATCGGTCTTATGGCAGGCGGAGTGGCCCATGACCTGAATAATATCCTCTCGGGCATTATCGGATACCCTGATCTTATTCTTCTCCATCTGCCCGAAAACAGTAAGCTGCGCGCCCCTGTAAAGGCGATTCAAGAGGCCGGAGAGCGGGCAGCGACCGTGGTTGCCGATCTGCTCACGGTGGCCAGAGGTGTGGCCGGAGTAAGGAGCGCTGCCGATGTCAATACCCTGATCTCGGAATATTTTGATTCTCCAGAATGCCGACAGCTGCGTTCTCTGTACCCTTATATTCAGTTTTTTAAGGAACTTGCAGACGATTTGCCCAATATCTCCTGTTCACCTGTTCACATTAAAAAATGTATTATGAATCTGGTGACCAATGCTGCAGAGGCCATGGAGGCCTCAGGCAGTATAACTCTGCGAACACAGGTTTTTATTCCAGGGGAGCAGTGGTGCAGAGAAAATGGAGTAGAACAGAAAAAGTATGTAGAGCTGGCGGTGAGTGATACCGGAACCGGTATCCCGGCGGAATGTATAAACCATATCTTTGAGCCCTTTTACACCAAAAAGGAGATGGGACGTAGCGGCACCGGCCTGGGTTTGACTGTGGTCTGGAATACCGTTCAGGAGCATAGCGGTGTCGTGACCGTATCCTCGAATGAGCAGGGGACAGTTTTCAAACTCTATTTTCCCGTGACCGACCAGGTTGCTGGCGAGAAGAAATCAACGGAGTTAAAGGTGACCAGGGGGCATGGTGAAACAGTGCTGGTGGTAGATGATGAACCCCAGCTTCGTGAAATCGCTGTATCCATGCTTGAAGAGCTTGGCTATGATGTTACCAGTGTAAATTCTGGGGAAGAGGCTGTTACTTATCTGCAGGAGAGAGCGGTTGATCTGGTATTGCTGGATATGCTGATGAAGCCCGGTATCAACGGGAGACAGACCTATGAAAAAATTCTCCGGATTCACCCGGGACAAAAGGCTGTCGTGGTCAGCGGTTTTGCAGAGAACAGTGAGATCCGATCCACCCTGAAGCTTGGCGCTGGGGGCTTTGTCAATAAACCGTATTCCATGGAGGAGTTAGGTCTGGCAGTTCAGAAGTGTTTGCATGAATAA